The Sorangiineae bacterium MSr11367 genome window below encodes:
- a CDS encoding DEAD/DEAH box helicase, producing MRKIQLEPVRHQAPTCDNYGHAATVRQFEVATRIHRAHVEAFEIVPLGETVDCTYRVSGSSGTGYDVDIVTGTATDDTCTCADFLGNDLGTCKHLEAVRRAVWNNRAMRSEFIQLTRTPSRPTVTVHAVGGLSVQLLGRVTDKQLALLGWAREPEGSNRLVPIAKAAHRDLFEPEVTGDALRVVRAVVPALQRLRNRAWQETRGVEVREAHAHDRLGVDVLRVPLFPYQRDGAMHLVSATRAMLADDMGLGKTAQAIAACEVLRQRGEASRVLIVTVASLKHQWQRELERFTGQRAVVIGGDPDERRERLASDAPYKILNYELTWRELSRLQALDADVVIYDEAQRAKNFRTKTAATLRAIPSRFAFILTGTPVENRLDDLYSLAQLLDPDLLGPLWKFNLDFHEQDAKGRVVGYKNLAELRRRISPAVLRRRKEDVLTQLPALTQQTRYTTMLPEQSELEGEYRADASRIMAIAERRALKPEEQKKLVASLVKARQACSALELCDPLRKGSPKLDEFEALVGEIATQGTSKVLVFSEWTDMLRLAAERLDAQGIGHVTLHGGIPTDRRPALLDRFRESENVRVLLSTDAGGVGLNLQVATYVIHLDLPWSPARLDQRTARAHRMGQTRGVSVICLCAENGIEWGIEKMLAGKRNVQSAALDVSSDVEALDAPTFALFLKQVRDILGHVEDPAQAPTMEVAPNTMPSADLPAPAVSGKSNEEPPAHPATAPPPNHAHQQQKGRAHDRLRLARVVLQAGFASDAVRAAYEGLAAAVRALIDADGGPPALEHTALVAAIYRDLLPRGRLPPSAHLTLAKLHDLTALEAHGVPVDESLATQAVQEASEWVERLATAT from the coding sequence ATGCGAAAGATCCAGCTCGAACCGGTCCGCCACCAAGCACCCACTTGCGACAATTACGGGCATGCCGCCACCGTGCGGCAGTTCGAGGTGGCCACGCGCATCCACCGAGCCCATGTGGAGGCGTTCGAAATCGTGCCCCTCGGCGAGACCGTCGATTGCACGTACCGCGTCTCCGGCTCCAGCGGCACCGGCTACGACGTCGACATCGTCACCGGCACCGCCACGGACGACACCTGCACCTGCGCGGACTTCCTCGGGAACGATCTCGGCACCTGCAAGCACCTGGAAGCCGTCCGGCGCGCCGTATGGAACAACCGCGCCATGCGCTCGGAGTTCATCCAGCTCACACGCACCCCCTCTCGGCCCACGGTGACCGTGCACGCCGTGGGGGGCCTGTCGGTGCAGCTGCTCGGGCGCGTCACGGACAAGCAGCTCGCGCTGCTCGGCTGGGCGCGTGAGCCGGAAGGCTCGAACCGCCTCGTGCCCATCGCCAAGGCCGCCCACCGCGATCTGTTCGAGCCGGAAGTCACCGGTGACGCCCTGCGCGTCGTGCGTGCCGTCGTGCCCGCGCTGCAGCGGCTGCGAAACCGCGCCTGGCAGGAGACGCGCGGTGTCGAGGTGCGCGAGGCCCACGCGCACGACCGGCTCGGGGTCGATGTGCTGCGTGTCCCGCTGTTTCCGTACCAGCGCGATGGGGCGATGCACCTGGTGTCGGCCACGCGCGCGATGCTGGCCGACGACATGGGCCTCGGCAAAACGGCGCAGGCCATTGCCGCCTGCGAGGTGTTGCGCCAGCGCGGGGAAGCCTCGCGCGTGCTCATCGTAACCGTCGCCTCGCTGAAGCACCAATGGCAGCGCGAGCTCGAGCGCTTCACCGGCCAGCGCGCCGTGGTCATCGGCGGCGATCCGGACGAACGGCGCGAGCGCCTCGCCTCGGACGCGCCGTACAAGATTCTCAATTACGAATTGACCTGGCGTGAGCTTTCGCGCCTGCAGGCGCTCGACGCCGATGTCGTCATTTACGACGAAGCGCAGCGGGCCAAGAACTTCCGCACGAAAACGGCGGCGACGTTGCGGGCCATTCCCTCGCGCTTCGCGTTCATCCTCACGGGCACCCCGGTCGAGAATCGATTGGATGATTTGTATTCGCTGGCCCAGCTTCTCGATCCGGATTTGCTCGGCCCCCTGTGGAAATTCAATTTGGACTTCCACGAGCAGGACGCGAAGGGCCGCGTGGTGGGCTACAAAAACCTCGCCGAGCTGCGTCGCCGCATTTCACCGGCCGTTCTGCGCCGCCGCAAGGAAGACGTTCTCACGCAGCTTCCCGCGCTGACGCAGCAAACGCGCTACACGACGATGCTACCCGAGCAGAGCGAGCTCGAAGGGGAATACCGCGCCGACGCCTCGCGCATCATGGCCATCGCCGAGCGTCGGGCGCTCAAGCCCGAGGAGCAGAAAAAGCTGGTCGCGTCCTTGGTGAAGGCGCGCCAAGCCTGCTCCGCGCTCGAACTGTGCGATCCGCTGCGCAAAGGCTCGCCCAAGTTGGACGAGTTCGAGGCGCTCGTCGGGGAAATTGCCACGCAGGGAACGAGCAAGGTTCTCGTCTTCTCCGAGTGGACCGACATGCTGCGCCTCGCCGCCGAGCGGCTCGATGCGCAGGGCATCGGGCACGTGACGTTGCACGGTGGCATCCCCACGGATCGGCGACCCGCGCTGCTCGATCGGTTCCGCGAGTCGGAAAACGTGCGCGTGCTCCTCTCCACGGACGCCGGGGGTGTCGGCCTCAATTTGCAGGTGGCAACGTACGTCATCCACCTCGACTTGCCCTGGAGCCCGGCGCGCCTCGATCAGCGCACCGCCCGCGCGCACCGTATGGGGCAGACGCGCGGCGTGTCCGTCATTTGCCTCTGCGCGGAGAACGGCATCGAGTGGGGCATCGAAAAGATGCTCGCCGGCAAGCGCAACGTGCAGTCGGCCGCGCTCGATGTGTCGAGCGACGTCGAGGCGCTCGACGCACCGACGTTTGCCCTCTTCTTGAAGCAGGTGCGCGACATCCTGGGCCACGTCGAGGACCCGGCGCAGGCTCCCACCATGGAAGTCGCGCCGAACACGATGCCCTCGGCCGATCTGCCTGCGCCCGCGGTGTCGGGCAAGTCGAACGAGGAGCCGCCCGCGCATCCCGCGACCGCGCCCCCGCCGAACCATGCCCACCAGCAGCAAAAAGGGCGCGCGCACGATCGCCTTCGCCTGGCACGCGTGGTGCTGCAGGCCGGCTTTGCCAGCGACGCCGTGCGCGCGGCCTACGAGGGCCTCGCGGCGGCCGTGCGGGCGCTCATCGATGCCGATGGTGGTCCCCCCGCCCTCGAGCATACGGCGCTCGTCGCCGCCATTTACCGCGATCTTTTGCCGCGTGGTCGCCTCCCGCCCTCGGCCCATTTGACCTTGGCCAAGCTGCACGATCTCACCGCGCTCGAGGCCCACGGCGTCCCCGTGGACGAATCGCTCGCGACGCAGGCCGTGCAAGAAGCCTCCGAGTGGGTCGAGCGCCTCGCGACCGCGACCTAG
- a CDS encoding sugar ABC transporter substrate-binding protein: protein MRTHRIAVAATLVVAFTAACSRGSSTGNSSESNVQPAPKTQTLNYWASNQGTSLDNDKQILEPELKKFEQQTGISVHLEVVPWSDLLTRILAATASGQGPDVLNIGNTWSASLQSTGALLPFDDATFEKIGGKDRFMAGPMAATGADGKPPTAVPLYSMGYGLYYNKKLFQQAGIANPPTTWDELVADGKKLTGGGKYGLAIEGGNLSENVHHAFALAKQHGADFFDASGKPTFDSPGAVAAIKQYVDFIAQDKIAAPGNAEYAANQSVTDFANGKVAMLMWQVAGAKFKSHGMNPDDIGVAPIPVQAGATGSKATASMVAGINLTVFKNTKNLDGALQFVKFMTSKEESIALNKTYGSISPLKEAQDDPAFNTPELKTISNVLAAHAAPLPQVPNESQFETLVGTAMKNLLAAAAAGKPTTTESVKAELVKAQQQMPAS from the coding sequence ATGCGTACCCACCGGATTGCCGTTGCCGCCACACTGGTCGTCGCCTTCACCGCCGCCTGTAGCCGGGGGTCCAGTACCGGAAATAGCAGCGAGAGCAACGTCCAACCCGCACCCAAGACGCAGACGCTCAATTATTGGGCGAGCAACCAGGGCACCAGCCTGGACAACGACAAACAGATTCTCGAGCCCGAGCTGAAGAAATTCGAACAGCAAACGGGGATTTCCGTCCATCTGGAGGTCGTACCCTGGTCCGACTTGCTCACGCGGATCCTCGCCGCCACCGCGTCGGGGCAGGGACCCGACGTGCTCAACATCGGCAATACCTGGTCCGCATCGTTGCAGTCCACCGGCGCGCTGCTGCCGTTCGACGACGCCACGTTCGAGAAAATCGGTGGCAAGGACCGATTCATGGCGGGGCCCATGGCCGCGACGGGGGCCGACGGCAAACCGCCCACCGCGGTGCCCCTCTATTCCATGGGGTATGGCCTCTACTACAATAAGAAGCTCTTTCAGCAGGCCGGCATTGCCAATCCGCCGACCACCTGGGACGAATTGGTGGCCGACGGAAAGAAGCTCACCGGCGGCGGCAAATACGGCCTCGCCATCGAGGGGGGCAACCTCTCCGAGAACGTGCACCACGCCTTTGCACTGGCCAAGCAGCACGGGGCCGACTTCTTCGATGCCTCGGGCAAGCCCACATTCGATAGCCCGGGTGCGGTGGCGGCCATCAAGCAATACGTCGACTTCATTGCGCAAGATAAAATCGCGGCGCCGGGCAATGCGGAATACGCGGCCAATCAATCGGTGACCGACTTTGCCAACGGCAAGGTGGCCATGCTCATGTGGCAGGTCGCCGGCGCCAAATTCAAGTCGCACGGCATGAACCCCGACGACATCGGCGTGGCACCGATTCCCGTGCAGGCAGGGGCCACGGGCAGCAAGGCCACGGCATCGATGGTGGCGGGCATCAACCTGACCGTCTTCAAGAATACGAAAAACCTCGACGGCGCGCTGCAGTTCGTCAAATTCATGACGAGCAAGGAAGAATCCATTGCGCTCAACAAGACGTATGGATCCATCTCGCCGCTCAAGGAAGCGCAGGACGATCCCGCGTTCAACACGCCGGAGTTGAAGACCATTTCGAACGTGCTGGCCGCGCATGCCGCCCCGCTGCCGCAGGTTCCCAACGAGAGCCAATTCGAGACGTTGGTCGGTACCGCCATGAAGAATTTGCTCGCCGCCGCCGCCGCCGGCAAGCCGACCACCACGGAGAGCGTCAAAGCGGAGCTCGTGAAGGCGCAGCAGCAGATGCCGGCCTCTTGA
- a CDS encoding sugar ABC transporter permease, with protein MKSRHRLLPYLLLLPALVMELLIHIVPMAVGIFMSFKQLTQFFIRDWSAAPWIALNNYRIAVDFSAPIGKSLLNSFWVTCSFTLLAVAFSWLLGVAAAIFMQEPFWGRGVLRAVFLVPYALPVYAAVITWSFMFQRDTGLVNHVLHDQLHLVSEKPFWLIGDNAFVSLIIVHVWKTWPFAFLTVMAGLQNVPRELYEAAAMDGASVWQQIREITMPALRPVNQVLVLVLFLWTFNDFNTPYILFGKGAPEAADLISIHIYQSSFVTWNFGSGSAMSVLLLLFLLLVTGVYLVATARWRDADA; from the coding sequence GTGAAGTCACGCCATCGGCTTTTGCCTTACCTGCTGCTGCTCCCCGCGCTCGTGATGGAGCTGCTGATTCACATCGTTCCGATGGCGGTCGGCATCTTCATGAGCTTCAAGCAGCTGACGCAGTTTTTCATCCGCGACTGGTCGGCCGCGCCTTGGATCGCGCTGAACAACTACCGCATCGCGGTGGACTTCAGCGCGCCCATTGGCAAATCCTTGTTGAACTCCTTTTGGGTGACCTGCAGCTTCACCTTGTTGGCCGTCGCCTTTTCCTGGCTCCTCGGCGTGGCGGCGGCCATCTTCATGCAGGAGCCGTTTTGGGGGCGCGGGGTCCTGCGTGCCGTCTTTTTGGTGCCGTATGCCTTGCCGGTGTATGCGGCGGTCATCACCTGGTCGTTCATGTTCCAGCGCGATACCGGGCTGGTGAACCACGTGCTGCATGACCAGCTGCACCTGGTGAGCGAGAAGCCTTTCTGGCTCATTGGCGACAACGCCTTCGTCTCCCTGATCATCGTGCACGTTTGGAAGACATGGCCATTCGCCTTTCTCACGGTGATGGCCGGTCTGCAAAACGTCCCACGCGAGCTCTACGAGGCCGCGGCCATGGACGGGGCCAGCGTCTGGCAGCAAATCCGCGAGATCACCATGCCCGCGCTGCGGCCGGTGAACCAGGTATTGGTGCTCGTGCTCTTTCTCTGGACGTTCAACGATTTCAATACGCCCTACATCCTATTTGGCAAAGGCGCGCCCGAGGCGGCGGATTTGATCTCGATTCATATTTACCAATCGTCGTTCGTCACCTGGAACTTCGGCTCGGGCTCGGCCATGTCCGTGCTCCTCTTGCTCTTCTTGCTGCTGGTGACCGGCGTCTACTTGGTCGCGACCGCCCGCTGGAGGGACGCGGATGCCTAA
- a CDS encoding carbohydrate ABC transporter permease, with the protein MPKPVSPMAPSATFVWVRRIFLVALTIFTLAPVLVMASSSLKPLQDVQGPFRWIPSSLTVRPYIDIWSTVPLWDYFVNSLIVSLSATVLSVVIAIFAAYGVSRYRFVGRKIFTVSVLSTQMLPGILFLLPLFLLFVSIGNSTGVALHGSRLGLILTYLTFSLPFSIWMLVGYFESIPRELDEAAAVDGCGPLRTLLQIVVPAAVPGIIAVSVYAFMTAWGEVLFASVITNDRSRTLAIGLQGYATQYDVYWNQVMAASLVVSVPVVAGFLLLQRYLVAGLTAGAIK; encoded by the coding sequence ATGCCTAAGCCGGTCTCGCCCATGGCCCCCTCGGCAACCTTCGTCTGGGTGCGGCGCATCTTTCTCGTCGCGTTGACCATCTTCACCCTTGCCCCCGTCCTGGTGATGGCGAGCTCCTCGCTGAAGCCGCTGCAGGACGTCCAAGGTCCCTTTCGCTGGATCCCCAGCTCCCTCACCGTGCGGCCCTACATCGATATTTGGTCGACGGTGCCGCTCTGGGACTACTTCGTCAACTCGCTCATCGTGTCCCTGAGCGCGACCGTTCTCTCGGTAGTGATTGCAATTTTTGCCGCCTACGGCGTGAGCCGTTACCGATTTGTCGGCCGCAAGATTTTCACGGTTTCGGTGCTCTCGACGCAGATGCTCCCCGGCATCCTCTTCTTATTGCCGCTGTTCCTCCTTTTCGTCAGCATCGGGAACTCCACGGGGGTGGCCCTTCACGGCAGTCGGCTGGGGCTCATTCTCACGTACCTCACGTTCTCGCTGCCGTTTTCCATCTGGATGCTGGTGGGGTACTTCGAGTCCATCCCGCGGGAACTGGATGAGGCGGCAGCGGTGGACGGTTGCGGGCCGCTTCGCACGCTCCTCCAGATCGTGGTTCCGGCTGCGGTGCCCGGCATCATCGCCGTGAGCGTGTACGCCTTCATGACCGCGTGGGGTGAAGTGCTCTTCGCATCGGTCATCACCAACGATCGCTCACGGACTCTCGCCATCGGGCTGCAAGGGTATGCTACGCAATACGATGTGTACTGGAACCAAGTGATGGCCGCCTCGCTCGTCGTCAGCGTGCCCGTGGTTGCGGGTTTTCTCCTGCTCCAACGCTACCTCGTTGCCGGGCTCACCGCAGGCGCCATCAAATGA
- a CDS encoding GH1 family beta-glucosidase gives MTDLRALPKDFLWGVATAAYQIEGAAREDGRAPSIWDTFSHTPGKVANGDTGDVACDHYRRWPEDLRLAKELGVGAYRFSIAWPRVVPLADGRVNEAGLAFYDRLTDALLEVGITPFPTLYHWDLPQAQQDRGGWPERDTALRFADYAAVVAKRLGDRIEHWCTLNEPLCSAWIGHLDGTMAPGVTDLNAAVRASFHLHLGHGLAVQALRAAIPKARVGIVNNLSPILPGTDNEDDGAAAQRADGHVNRWWLDPIHGRGYPADMLEVYGVDLPLQTGDLATIAAPLDWIGINYYFRQVVTDDPSRPAPFVRQIRGPNLEHTAMNWEVHAPGIEELLLRVTREYGAKKIYVTENGSAYEDSVAADGSVHDPKRVAYLEQHLAACAGAVEQGAPLAGYFAWSLLDNFEWAYGYAKRFGLVRVDYETQRRTIKSSGRRFAEIIAAHRSRV, from the coding sequence GTGACCGACCTTCGTGCTCTCCCGAAAGACTTTCTCTGGGGCGTAGCCACCGCCGCCTACCAGATCGAAGGTGCCGCCCGCGAAGATGGGCGCGCGCCGTCGATCTGGGACACCTTTTCGCATACGCCGGGCAAAGTGGCGAATGGCGATACGGGTGATGTGGCCTGTGACCATTACCGCCGATGGCCCGAGGATCTGCGGCTCGCCAAAGAGCTCGGCGTGGGCGCCTACCGCTTCTCCATCGCATGGCCGCGCGTGGTGCCGCTGGCCGACGGGCGCGTGAACGAGGCGGGACTGGCCTTTTATGACCGGCTCACCGACGCGTTGCTCGAGGTGGGAATCACACCGTTCCCAACGCTGTACCATTGGGACCTCCCGCAAGCGCAGCAGGACCGCGGCGGGTGGCCGGAGCGGGACACCGCCTTGCGCTTTGCCGACTACGCCGCCGTGGTGGCCAAGCGCCTGGGCGATCGCATCGAGCATTGGTGCACGCTCAACGAGCCACTCTGCTCGGCGTGGATTGGACACCTCGACGGCACCATGGCGCCCGGCGTGACCGATTTGAATGCCGCGGTGCGTGCCTCGTTCCATTTGCATTTGGGGCACGGGCTCGCCGTGCAGGCGCTGCGTGCGGCGATCCCCAAGGCGCGCGTGGGTATCGTGAACAACTTGAGTCCGATCCTGCCGGGCACGGACAACGAGGACGACGGCGCGGCTGCCCAGCGTGCCGACGGCCACGTGAATCGATGGTGGCTCGACCCGATCCACGGGCGCGGGTACCCGGCGGACATGCTCGAGGTGTACGGCGTGGATCTGCCATTGCAGACGGGCGACTTGGCGACGATTGCCGCACCGCTCGATTGGATTGGCATCAATTACTATTTCCGGCAAGTCGTCACCGACGATCCCTCGCGCCCGGCGCCGTTCGTGCGCCAAATCCGGGGACCGAATCTGGAGCACACCGCGATGAACTGGGAAGTGCACGCTCCCGGGATCGAGGAGCTACTGCTGCGTGTCACGCGGGAGTACGGCGCGAAGAAAATTTACGTCACCGAAAACGGGTCGGCGTACGAAGACTCCGTGGCCGCGGACGGCTCCGTGCACGATCCCAAGCGGGTCGCGTATCTGGAGCAGCACCTCGCCGCGTGTGCGGGCGCCGTGGAACAGGGCGCGCCACTGGCCGGGTATTTCGCGTGGTCGCTCTTGGACAACTTCGAGTGGGCCTACGGTTACGCGAAGCGTTTTGGTCTGGTGCGCGTCGACTACGAGACGCAGCGCCGCACCATCAAGTCCAGCGGCCGCCGCTTCGCCGAGATCATCGCGGCGCACCGTTCGCGCGTTTAA
- a CDS encoding glutathione S-transferase N-terminal domain-containing protein, producing the protein MRELLGEDFSPWTEKACWALNHHGIPYSFRQYQPMLDEPALRLRTRNFRSKATVPVLFDDAGVFPDSFSIARHAENLGSGTAALFPEGRAEDVGAWNDCSEAALRAGRALFLVRLAGDRAAQLDNLPPFVPRALRPALRPIVRSGIGYLRWKHGIDDDAVTRARTQLETSLNTLREALSHGSNYILGSFSYADVAMAVVCQFIAPVDDRYIALTPANRSCWTEETLARSFEDILRWRDDLYMRHHRAVSSRTAVP; encoded by the coding sequence ATGCGCGAGCTCCTTGGCGAAGACTTCTCCCCGTGGACCGAAAAAGCGTGTTGGGCCCTGAACCACCACGGTATTCCGTATTCCTTCCGGCAATACCAGCCCATGCTGGACGAGCCCGCGCTTCGCCTCCGCACCCGCAATTTTCGCTCGAAGGCCACGGTGCCCGTGCTGTTCGACGACGCCGGCGTCTTCCCCGATTCGTTCTCCATCGCCCGCCACGCGGAGAATCTCGGAAGCGGAACCGCGGCGCTGTTTCCCGAAGGTCGCGCGGAAGACGTGGGCGCCTGGAACGACTGCAGTGAGGCGGCCCTTCGCGCGGGCCGCGCTTTGTTCCTCGTGCGTCTCGCGGGCGATCGCGCCGCCCAACTGGACAACCTCCCGCCCTTCGTGCCCCGCGCGCTTCGCCCGGCACTGCGCCCGATCGTCCGCTCCGGCATCGGCTACCTGCGCTGGAAGCACGGGATCGACGACGACGCCGTCACCCGCGCGCGCACCCAACTCGAGACGAGCTTGAACACCCTCCGTGAGGCCCTGTCACACGGCTCGAATTACATCCTCGGCAGCTTTTCCTACGCCGACGTTGCCATGGCCGTCGTGTGCCAATTCATCGCGCCCGTCGACGATCGGTACATCGCGCTCACCCCCGCCAACCGCAGCTGTTGGACCGAGGAAACGCTCGCCCGCTCCTTCGAGGACATTCTACGTTGGCGCGACGACCTCTACATGCGCCATCACCGCGCCGTTTCGAGCCGCACCGCCGTGCCGTAG
- a CDS encoding DUF6492 family protein, translating into MDVLIPVAPKDLRNIAACIAHLRQHSRNPIRAIHLVARAPLPLDLPWIDEAKLEPSRAQVEAALAEAGCRHENASWYFQQLTKLSCFRVVSQAKRYLLVLDADYAFVSDIEFVNAAGQSLLPMGYPLHWNLETREHTLPQEHTALASAARLVPGWATVDPYSGMQHHMVFDRTIVDELIRRVERHHAQPFWKAFLATADASKWTGASEYVLYRHFAAAVFPERVVSRHVGAIDVIQSAETAAFDLADVLAAPRRHGVQAVGCHSFLDYEQRLATMDYIPESLRARLTATPRPLMLDLDEGRLRIESARVPLSLWGAQPAGHVTNA; encoded by the coding sequence ATGGACGTATTGATTCCCGTCGCACCCAAGGACCTTCGAAACATCGCCGCGTGCATTGCGCACTTGCGGCAGCACAGTCGAAACCCGATTCGGGCCATTCATCTCGTGGCGCGCGCGCCGTTGCCTTTGGATCTGCCTTGGATCGACGAGGCCAAGCTCGAGCCGTCGCGTGCGCAGGTCGAGGCGGCCCTCGCCGAAGCCGGATGCCGCCACGAAAATGCGTCATGGTACTTTCAGCAATTGACCAAGCTTTCGTGCTTTCGCGTCGTGTCCCAGGCAAAACGGTATTTGCTGGTGCTCGATGCGGATTACGCGTTCGTGTCGGATATCGAATTCGTCAATGCCGCGGGGCAATCGCTTTTGCCTATGGGGTATCCGCTGCATTGGAATCTCGAGACGCGCGAGCACACCCTTCCGCAAGAGCATACCGCGCTGGCCTCTGCGGCAAGGCTCGTTCCGGGGTGGGCAACCGTCGACCCGTACAGCGGCATGCAGCACCACATGGTGTTCGATCGCACCATCGTCGACGAGCTGATTCGGCGCGTCGAACGCCACCATGCACAGCCCTTTTGGAAAGCCTTTTTGGCCACCGCCGATGCCAGCAAGTGGACGGGGGCCTCCGAGTACGTCCTCTATCGGCACTTTGCCGCGGCGGTGTTTCCCGAGCGCGTGGTCTCGCGCCACGTCGGTGCCATCGACGTGATCCAATCGGCCGAAACGGCTGCGTTCGACTTGGCCGACGTGCTCGCTGCACCGCGGCGCCACGGCGTTCAGGCCGTGGGTTGCCATAGCTTTCTCGATTACGAACAACGGCTCGCCACCATGGATTACATCCCCGAGTCGTTGCGCGCGCGGCTGACGGCGACACCGCGACCGCTCATGCTCGACCTCGACGAAGGCCGCCTGCGCATCGAATCCGCGAGGGTGCCGCTGTCGCTCTGGGGAGCGCAACCGGCTGGGCACGTCACCAACGCTTGA
- a CDS encoding SDR family oxidoreductase has product MNKTALVTGASRGIGRAIAIRLARDGATVAVHYGSNEAAAKETVRAIEEAGGHAFSIRAEFGMHGDVDALFIGLDEGLRGEPLDILVNNAAAAPAGPIEADSPQAFDRLFAVNVKAPYFIIQRALPRMRDGGRIINVSSVCTRIAVASQTSFAMTKGALDIMGRTLANALGARGITVNTIAPGATATDVNEALFKAPGVEDFFKSVTALGRLGQADDIADAVAFLASNDARWITGHMLEASGGIYLGPQVTP; this is encoded by the coding sequence ATGAACAAAACAGCGCTGGTTACGGGAGCCTCGAGGGGGATTGGACGAGCCATTGCCATACGGTTGGCGAGGGACGGCGCCACGGTCGCCGTACACTACGGTAGCAACGAGGCGGCGGCGAAGGAAACCGTGCGCGCCATCGAGGAGGCCGGCGGGCACGCCTTCTCGATCCGCGCGGAGTTCGGCATGCACGGCGACGTCGACGCGCTCTTCATCGGATTGGACGAAGGCCTGCGCGGCGAGCCTCTGGACATCTTGGTCAACAACGCGGCCGCGGCGCCCGCGGGCCCCATCGAGGCGGACAGCCCCCAGGCGTTCGACCGGCTCTTCGCCGTCAACGTGAAGGCGCCGTACTTCATCATTCAACGCGCGCTGCCGAGGATGCGTGACGGCGGGCGCATCATCAACGTGTCCTCGGTATGTACGCGGATTGCCGTGGCCTCTCAAACCTCGTTTGCCATGACCAAGGGCGCACTCGACATCATGGGTCGAACCTTGGCCAATGCGCTCGGGGCACGCGGCATCACCGTGAACACCATCGCACCGGGCGCCACCGCAACCGACGTGAACGAAGCCTTGTTCAAGGCGCCGGGCGTGGAGGATTTCTTCAAGTCCGTGACCGCGCTCGGCCGCCTTGGCCAAGCCGACGACATCGCCGATGCCGTCGCCTTTCTCGCCTCGAACGATGCCCGATGGATCACGGGGCACATGCTCGAGGCAAGCGGCGGCATTTACCTCGGACCGCAAGTCACTCCCTAG
- a CDS encoding TetR/AcrR family transcriptional regulator, translated as MKRKLPSLRERQRLETRRLVQKHATRLFLARGYDETTVNDVAEAAGVSSMTVYRHFPTKEDLVLRDEYNERVGERIASRPKSEPLVQRIGRTLIEDIGPMVGAGAPGGKELLLARVRLVMETPALRARQWEGQYAIQKAIVEALRDESNDPDWEFRLWVASGACCAAMRAAVMRWAEQDGRPDLSRLVADALAIAFEGQFP; from the coding sequence ATGAAGCGCAAGCTGCCCAGCCTCCGCGAGCGTCAGCGCCTGGAAACGCGGCGTCTCGTGCAGAAACACGCCACCCGCCTCTTTCTCGCGCGCGGCTACGACGAGACCACGGTGAACGACGTCGCCGAAGCTGCAGGCGTCTCGTCGATGACCGTCTATCGCCACTTCCCCACGAAGGAAGATCTCGTGCTCCGGGACGAGTACAACGAGCGGGTCGGCGAGCGCATCGCATCGCGTCCCAAAAGCGAACCCCTGGTGCAGCGCATCGGTCGCACCCTCATCGAGGACATCGGCCCGATGGTGGGCGCGGGTGCACCCGGTGGCAAAGAACTCCTGCTCGCGCGCGTTCGCCTCGTGATGGAAACACCTGCGCTGCGTGCACGCCAATGGGAAGGCCAATACGCCATTCAAAAGGCCATCGTCGAAGCATTGCGCGACGAATCGAACGATCCCGATTGGGAATTCCGTCTCTGGGTCGCCAGTGGCGCCTGCTGCGCGGCCATGCGCGCCGCGGTCATGCGCTGGGCCGAACAAGACGGCCGCCCTGACCTTTCGCGCCTCGTCGCCGACGCATTGGCCATCGCCTTCGAGGGGCAGTTCCCCTAG